Proteins from a single region of Starkeya sp. ORNL1:
- a CDS encoding S1C family serine protease: MNIGPILRSVVGVRAHVPDDAFTASTLGTRREGSGVVIGDNGLVLTIGYLITEAEEIWLTTQDGRVVPAHLVGYDQATGFGVVQALDRLDLRPVEFGDAAGAAIGEAVVIADGQGQTVQANIVARQEFAGYWEYLLDEAIFTAPAHPSWGGAALLDADGKLLGIGSLHLQMSQDGEVSDINMVVPIDLLPPILGDLLSRGRVDKPPRPWLGTFSAENNGRVVVMSVTEGGPAAQAGVQPGDIISEVKDAEVEGLADFYRKLWASGPAGSEVPMRIIRNGRESWLRVRSADRGDFLKRPQLQ; this comes from the coding sequence ATGAATATCGGTCCGATCTTGCGTTCCGTTGTCGGCGTGCGCGCCCATGTTCCGGATGACGCCTTCACCGCCTCCACCCTCGGCACTCGCCGGGAGGGCAGCGGCGTGGTGATCGGCGACAACGGGCTGGTGCTCACCATCGGCTATCTGATCACCGAGGCCGAGGAGATCTGGCTGACCACCCAGGACGGGCGCGTGGTTCCCGCCCATCTGGTCGGCTATGACCAGGCGACCGGATTCGGGGTGGTGCAGGCGCTCGACCGGCTGGATCTGCGCCCGGTGGAATTCGGCGATGCCGCCGGCGCCGCGATCGGCGAGGCGGTGGTGATCGCCGATGGGCAAGGCCAGACCGTCCAGGCCAACATCGTGGCCCGGCAGGAATTCGCCGGCTATTGGGAGTATCTGCTGGACGAGGCGATCTTCACCGCCCCCGCCCACCCGTCATGGGGCGGCGCGGCGCTCCTCGATGCGGACGGCAAGCTGCTCGGCATCGGCTCGCTGCATCTGCAGATGAGCCAGGACGGCGAGGTCTCGGACATCAACATGGTGGTGCCGATCGACCTGCTGCCGCCGATCCTCGGCGATCTGCTCAGCCGGGGCCGGGTCGACAAGCCGCCGCGCCCCTGGCTCGGCACCTTCTCGGCCGAGAACAACGGACGGGTGGTGGTGATGAGCGTGACCGAAGGCGGGCCAGCCGCGCAGGCGGGCGTGCAGCCGGGCGACATCATCTCCGAGGTCAAGGACGCGGAAGTGGAAGGCCTGGCCGATTTCTACCGCAAGCTCTGGGCGAGCGGGCCCGCCGGTTCGGAGGTTCCCATGAGGATCATCCGCAACGGCCGCGAAAGCTGGCTTCGGGTCCGCTCGGCCGACCGCGGCGACTTCCTCAAGCGCCCGCAACTGCAGTAG
- a CDS encoding cupin domain-containing protein, with protein MPISSRDVAWQEWSEVPRFGVRYRHLTRAAVGEDYRVGVAIEELAPGKQSAPAHYHVFEEEHVYVLEGALTVRIGADSYEMKAGDYVCFPAGQPAGHCLINNGDATCRYVIVGERNPNEVVVYTDSGKVLVRALGPRAIFDLAATRGYWDGEDTGLPAGAIPPSDAVRLVPPMATKPRPPISSHEVKLEEASEGTRFGGSARHLTYAAIGSTDYRVGVLIEAPAPGRRLCPLHYHMLEEEHALILEGQVTLLLGDERYELRPGDYACFPAGREVGHSFMNSGSGPCSYLMIGQRIASDVCVYPDSNKIGVYAVDTVFDMSGARGYWDGEQTG; from the coding sequence ATGCCGATCTCGTCGCGCGATGTCGCTTGGCAGGAATGGTCCGAGGTGCCGCGCTTCGGCGTGCGCTACCGCCATCTGACCCGCGCCGCGGTCGGCGAGGATTATCGCGTCGGCGTCGCCATCGAGGAACTGGCGCCGGGCAAGCAGAGCGCGCCGGCGCACTACCACGTCTTCGAGGAGGAGCATGTCTATGTCCTGGAAGGCGCGCTCACCGTGCGCATCGGTGCCGACAGCTATGAGATGAAGGCCGGCGACTATGTCTGTTTTCCCGCCGGGCAGCCGGCCGGACATTGCCTCATCAACAATGGCGACGCGACCTGCCGCTATGTGATCGTGGGCGAGCGCAATCCGAACGAGGTGGTGGTCTATACCGACTCCGGGAAAGTGCTGGTGCGTGCTTTGGGCCCGCGCGCCATCTTCGACCTCGCGGCGACGCGCGGCTATTGGGATGGGGAAGACACCGGTCTTCCCGCGGGTGCGATCCCGCCGTCCGATGCCGTGCGGCTCGTGCCCCCGATGGCGACGAAGCCGCGCCCGCCGATCTCCTCCCATGAGGTGAAACTGGAAGAGGCGAGCGAGGGCACGCGGTTCGGCGGCAGCGCCAGGCATCTCACCTATGCGGCCATCGGCAGCACCGACTATCGCGTCGGCGTGCTGATCGAAGCGCCGGCGCCCGGCCGGCGCCTGTGCCCCTTGCACTATCACATGCTGGAGGAGGAGCACGCGCTGATCCTGGAAGGGCAGGTGACGCTGCTGCTCGGCGATGAGCGCTACGAATTGAGACCGGGCGACTATGCCTGCTTCCCCGCTGGCCGTGAGGTCGGCCATTCCTTCATGAACAGCGGCTCGGGCCCGTGCAGCTACCTAATGATCGGCCAGCGCATCGCCAGCGACGTCTGCGTCTATCCGGACTCCAACAAGATTGGGGTCTATGCCGTGGACACCGTTTTCGACATGTCCGGCGCGCGGGGATATTGGGACGGCGAGCAGACCGGCTGA